The bacterium genome has a window encoding:
- a CDS encoding histidine triad nucleotide-binding protein, which yields MVDQGGIVASTECIFCRIVAGDVPAQVVREDEHTLAFRDINPQAPTHVLVIPKRHVAAVDALEDDDVELIGRVVLAARLVARQEGIARSGYRLVMNNGPAAGQTVDHLHLHVLGGRQMDWPPG from the coding sequence ATGGTCGATCAAGGAGGGATCGTGGCGAGTACGGAGTGCATCTTCTGCCGGATCGTAGCCGGGGACGTACCGGCGCAGGTGGTGCGCGAGGACGAGCACACCCTCGCCTTCAGAGACATCAATCCGCAGGCCCCGACGCACGTGCTGGTGATCCCGAAGCGCCACGTGGCCGCAGTGGACGCGCTGGAGGACGACGACGTGGAGCTGATCGGGCGCGTGGTGCTCGCGGCGCGCCTGGTGGCGCGGCAGGAGGGCATCGCGCGCTCGGGGTACCGTCTGGTGATGAACAACGGCCCCGCGGCGGGGCAGACCGTGGATCACCTGCACCTCCACGTGCTGGGCGGGCGTCAGATGGATTGGCCGCCGGGGTGA
- a CDS encoding glutamyl-tRNA amidotransferase — MAETLKERIRSDLNVARRERDRQRTVLLTTLLSDIRNREIELGHELNDAETVEVVSRAIKRRQEAAEQMRAGKRADLAEKEEQEAALLAAYLPPPLGEAEVRALVREAIEAGAKTVGEVMGRIMPQIKGRFDGKEANRIVREELG; from the coding sequence ATGGCAGAGACGTTGAAGGAGCGGATCCGCTCGGACCTCAACGTCGCGCGGCGCGAGCGTGACCGGCAGCGGACCGTGCTGCTCACGACGCTGCTCTCGGACATCCGCAATCGTGAGATCGAGCTGGGGCACGAGCTGAACGACGCGGAGACGGTCGAGGTGGTGAGCCGCGCCATCAAGCGGCGGCAGGAGGCGGCGGAGCAGATGCGGGCGGGCAAGCGGGCTGACCTCGCGGAGAAGGAGGAGCAGGAGGCGGCGCTGCTGGCCGCGTACCTGCCGCCGCCTCTGGGGGAGGCGGAGGTGCGTGCGCTCGTCCGGGAGGCGATCGAGGCCGGCGCCAAGACGGTGGGCGAGGTGATGGGGCGGATCATGCCGCAGATCAAGGGGCGGTTCGACGGCAAGGAGGCGAACCGCATCGTTCGGGAAGAGCTCGGCTGA